In Acidimicrobiia bacterium, a single genomic region encodes these proteins:
- the lysS gene encoding lysine--tRNA ligase, which produces MPDPSTPDDERARRQADVDDLRARGVDPYPVRFDRDRTLAQLRDEFGGLGPGEETGVEVRVAGRIMLLRRQGKLTFATIRDRDGSVQLFVSRAVIGEEAHEAFDRLDLGDWVGVHGTVMTTKKGELSVKVESFVLLAKAVRPLPDKWHGLTDVDTRFRQRYVDLVVNEDARRVFAIRSAAITEIRRFLTERGYVEVEGPVLQLEAGGANARPFVAHHNALDLDLFLRVALELHLKRLIVGGLEKVFEIGRVFRNEGVDTSHNPEFTMLELYEAFVDYREMMTLTEELVASAARAALGTTVVPLAGRDVDLAPPWPRVAMLDLIEKHAGVRVHPSQPVDELRVTLERLGLGYDPAWGSGRLVVEIYDERVEPEIVEPVIVTDHPLEVSPLARVHRDDPLLVERFEAVVAGRELANAFSELNDPVDQRRRFEEQARRRAAGDEEAGGVDEDYVRALEYGMPPTGGLGIGIDRLVMLLAGVTSIREVILFPTLRPEPRT; this is translated from the coding sequence ATGCCCGACCCGTCAACACCCGACGACGAGCGCGCGCGCCGTCAGGCCGACGTCGACGACCTGCGCGCGCGCGGCGTCGATCCGTACCCGGTGCGCTTCGACCGTGACCGCACGCTCGCACAGCTGCGCGACGAGTTCGGCGGGCTCGGGCCCGGTGAGGAGACCGGCGTCGAGGTCCGCGTCGCCGGCCGGATCATGCTGCTGCGTCGGCAGGGGAAGCTGACGTTCGCGACGATCCGCGACCGCGACGGGTCGGTGCAGCTGTTCGTGTCGCGCGCCGTGATCGGCGAGGAGGCACACGAGGCGTTCGACCGCCTCGACCTCGGCGACTGGGTCGGCGTCCACGGCACGGTGATGACGACGAAGAAGGGCGAGCTGTCGGTCAAGGTCGAGTCGTTCGTGCTGCTCGCCAAGGCCGTGCGCCCGTTGCCCGACAAGTGGCACGGGCTCACGGACGTCGACACGCGCTTCCGCCAGCGCTACGTCGACCTCGTCGTCAACGAGGACGCGCGGCGTGTCTTCGCGATCCGCAGCGCGGCGATCACCGAGATCCGGCGGTTCCTGACCGAGCGCGGGTACGTCGAGGTCGAGGGGCCCGTCCTGCAGCTGGAGGCCGGCGGTGCGAACGCGCGCCCGTTCGTCGCGCACCACAACGCGCTCGACCTCGACCTGTTCCTGCGCGTCGCGCTCGAGCTGCACCTCAAGCGGCTGATCGTCGGCGGGCTCGAGAAGGTGTTCGAGATCGGGCGCGTGTTCCGCAACGAGGGCGTCGACACCAGCCACAACCCCGAGTTCACGATGCTCGAGCTCTACGAGGCGTTCGTCGACTACCGCGAGATGATGACGCTGACCGAGGAGCTCGTCGCGTCGGCGGCGCGCGCCGCGCTCGGCACGACCGTCGTCCCGCTCGCGGGGCGCGACGTCGACCTCGCGCCCCCGTGGCCGCGCGTCGCGATGCTGGACCTGATCGAGAAGCACGCGGGCGTGCGCGTCCACCCGTCGCAGCCCGTCGACGAGCTGCGCGTCACGCTCGAGCGGCTCGGTCTCGGGTACGACCCGGCCTGGGGATCGGGTCGGCTCGTCGTCGAGATCTACGACGAGCGCGTCGAGCCCGAGATCGTCGAGCCGGTCATCGTCACCGACCATCCGCTCGAGGTGTCCCCGCTCGCGCGCGTCCACCGGGACGACCCCCTGCTCGTCGAGCGCTTCGAGGCCGTCGTCGCCGGACGCGAGCTCGCCAACGCGTTCAGCGAGCTGAACGACCCCGTCGACCAGCGACGCCGCTTCGAGGAGCAGGCCCGGCGGCGCGCCGCGGGCGACGAGGAGGCGGGCGGCGTCGACGAGGACTACGTGCGCGCGCTCGAGTACGGCATGCCGCCCACCGGCGGGCTCGGCATCGGGATCGACCGTCTCGTCATGCTGCTCGCCGGCGTGACGTCCATCCGCGAGGTCATCCTCTTCCCGACCCTGCGTCCCGAGCCCCGTACCTGA
- a CDS encoding amidohydrolase family protein, with the protein MAMTKPLVIDADGHTMEPDDLWTQRMDASRWGDWIPRKGVEDGCYEITYTGGVVRAGGRELQDRLAAGAGITPQQFYDLLASLRVPGGYDPHARLADMDRDGIDVAVLYPSQAMFFGPLDPIPALRDIDFVADCIRAYNDWVAEYCSAAPTRLFAMAAVPLQDVDRAVAELQRAVDDLGLRGAFIRPSAYVDELPLSHPVYDPFWAAAQELDVPVALHPGVHVDTPGACRKFGLVADSENMMVTNSSVDELHGGSGLGQAVGNTVDMVVTMGRLLMGGVCERFPRLRFLFLEAGGGWIPTQLERMDEQVKAFPLEKRWLSLLPSEYFKRQCYAGFEAEEWNLAACARWLGADRVLWASDYPHPEYHPGVAKEVEEAIAELTDDEQARILGRNAVDAYRLPL; encoded by the coding sequence ATGGCGATGACGAAGCCGCTCGTGATCGACGCCGACGGCCACACGATGGAGCCCGACGACCTGTGGACGCAGCGGATGGACGCGTCGCGGTGGGGCGACTGGATCCCGCGCAAGGGCGTCGAGGACGGCTGCTACGAGATCACGTACACGGGGGGCGTCGTGCGCGCCGGCGGCCGGGAGCTGCAGGATCGGCTGGCCGCGGGCGCGGGCATCACGCCGCAGCAGTTCTACGACCTGCTCGCGAGCCTGCGCGTCCCCGGCGGCTACGACCCGCACGCGCGCCTCGCCGACATGGATCGCGACGGCATCGACGTCGCGGTGCTGTACCCCAGCCAGGCGATGTTCTTCGGCCCGCTCGACCCGATCCCCGCGTTGCGCGACATCGACTTCGTGGCGGACTGCATCCGCGCGTACAACGACTGGGTCGCCGAGTACTGCTCGGCCGCGCCGACGCGCCTGTTCGCGATGGCGGCCGTCCCACTGCAGGACGTCGACCGCGCGGTCGCCGAGTTGCAGCGCGCGGTGGACGACCTCGGGTTGCGCGGCGCGTTCATCCGCCCGTCTGCGTACGTCGACGAGTTGCCGTTGAGCCACCCGGTGTACGACCCGTTCTGGGCGGCCGCGCAGGAGCTCGACGTCCCGGTCGCGCTGCACCCCGGCGTGCACGTCGACACGCCCGGCGCGTGCCGCAAGTTCGGCCTCGTCGCCGACAGCGAGAACATGATGGTCACGAACTCGTCGGTGGACGAGCTGCACGGCGGATCGGGGCTCGGCCAGGCCGTCGGCAACACCGTCGACATGGTGGTGACGATGGGTCGCCTGCTCATGGGCGGGGTGTGCGAGCGGTTCCCGCGCTTGCGCTTCCTCTTCCTCGAGGCGGGTGGCGGGTGGATCCCGACCCAGCTCGAGCGCATGGACGAGCAGGTGAAGGCGTTCCCGCTCGAGAAGCGGTGGCTCAGCCTCCTGCCGAGCGAGTACTTCAAGCGCCAGTGCTACGCGGGCTTCGAGGCCGAGGAGTGGAACCTCGCCGCGTGCGCGCGGTGGCTCGGGGCGGACCGCGTGCTGTGGGCGTCGGACTATCCGCACCCCGAGTACCACCCCGGGGTCGCGAAGGAGGTCGAGGAGGCGATCGCCGAGCTCACCGACGACGAGCAGGCGCGCATCCTCGGGCGGAACGCCGTCGACGCCTACCGTCTGCCGCTGTGA